CAGCCCGCTTGATGCTCCTTTATCAATGTATACTATATCGTATGAGTATGCCTTCTCAGAATCCGGGTCCTGAAATGCAAGCACATACGCATCCATACTCTCGGTTACACCGGAAGTTGAAACTGGCACCGGAGCTGAAGATGTGTAAGGAACCAGATAATCACCGACATTCACAGATAGGTATGCATGTTCCACGATTGCTACACTGGACGATGCTGCTGTATCTATGACTCTGCATACACCGGCAACCCTGATTACATTACCGAGCAGAACTCCTGTTTGAGGATGCCGCACTTCCTCACCAATCTTGTATATCTTGTATACTCTGTCGAGCACAACTCCCTGGTCCTGACCGATATCTATGGCAACCAGATCCCCGGGATATGCTACCTGCTGACCAAATTTTTCATCATCATCCACATCTGTTTCGATGATATAGCTTACAGGATCGGGCGGCTCGCTGGTAACCATTCCGGCAGTTTCAAGAAGAAGTCTGCTCAGAAGTGGTCTGCTGCTGGTTCCAGCTGTAGTATACGAACCGAAGATGTCTGCGCCGTAAGACACTGAACTGACCGAATTCCCGTAAATGTCCGGAATTATCAGTTCACTTCCCGGCTGAAGCAATTCAACTCCTTCAATGGACGGATTGGCACTTAGAATATTCTCCCAGTAAAAGGGATTGCTATAGTAACGGATTGAAAGATCCCATAAGGTATCTCCATACCTTATGTAATGGGTCCTTGCTGCAGTAGATACGGAAAATACTGCTCCAATCAAAAGAATTGAAACAGACAACGATACAGTGAAGCTTTTCATTTCAACCTGACCTCCCGCGGTGGTCTCTATATTAATGAGCGAACTTCATAACTTCATAATATTCTAAGTTCACAAGTTCCTGAAGTCAATTGCACGTTAACAGGGGGTTTATTTAACTGCGGGATACAGTACTGAGTTGTTAATGGTTCCTGATGTTTTTATAACAGTAACCGTATAGGTTCCGCCAACTCCCGCAACAGATCCCCGGTTGGGTATGTTAACTGCAAGGTACAGATCTCCATTACCAGGCGAATCTCCCGTCCATGTGCTGCCTGCCGCCACCGGACTGGACTCACCAACAACCATGACAAGCTGTCCGTTCGTTGCCCCTGGAACAAGGGCTGTGGTCGTGGAAAAGTAATCAATACCCGAGGGTCCGCAGGTTCCCGTCTCCATAGTAACGGTTCCAGATGCTTGAATAATCAGCCTTTCACTATCGGACACCTCAAAGCCTGCATTCACCCACCCCTCTACAGCAGGTACGTCAACAGTGCAGGTGGACTCATCTGCAGGACTGTTCCATATCACCGATTCAATCTTCCCTAAATGAAATTCCATATCACCCGAATTTGTTCTGATTCGAATGATCTCGCCGTCACAGGTAATGTAACCTCTGAAGGAGCCTCCCTCTCTGAGGAATACCCTGCCTTCTTCGTACTCAACAGATGTTTCGGAATTTTTGAAAACAATATGCCGTCCCTCTATCGACTCCAGCTTTCCGGATAGAATCCGGCCATCCGCGGTTATCATCCTGTCCGGTTTGCTCTTGCATCCTGTTATGGACAGCAGCGTAACAAAGACCAGGAATAAAAATCCACCTGTCCTGATCATGCGCCAACCTCCTTCAAGCCGGGAATGAGACTTTCTATAACGTCCTGAACTCTTTTGATAAGTTCGAAATGCATAAGTTTTCTCGTTTCCTCCGGGATTTCCTCTATGTTCCTGCTATTCTCAAACGGAAGGAAAACCCTCGTAATCCCGGCAGCTAATGCTCCCAGAGTTTTTTCCTTGATACCTCCCACGGGCATTACCCTTCCCTGCAGACTTATTTCTCCGGTAACAGCTATATCCGGAACAACAGGCTTTTCACTCAATGCTGAAAGGATGGATACGAGAATGGCCACACCGGCCGAAGGACCATCCTTGGGGGTTGCCCCCGCAGGTACATGAAGGTGAATATCGACTTCCTTGAAATTCATCTTCAAACCATATTCGTCAGCATGTGTCCTGATCCAGGACAGTGCAGCCTTCACCGATTCCTGCATTACCTGCCCGAGCTGCCCGGTCAGTATAAGTTCTCCTTTGCCGCTCATTATAGTGGTTTCTATCAGAAGTATCTCTCCGCCAGCAGGTGTCCAGGCAAGGGCTGTAGAAACACCAATTCTGGGTTTGTCCGAAATTCTCTCACGGGTGAATTTTCTGGGGCCAAGGAACTCCGGAAGTCTGGGCGCTGAGATAATCACGAGGTCATTGTTTCCACCTGCAACTTTCATCGCTACTTTCCTGCAAATTTTCCCGATGGTGCGTTCAAGCTCTCTTACTCCAGCCTCGCGGGTATAATCAGAAATTATTCTGCTTAAGCCCTTCCTTCTGAAACGGAGAACATCACCCGCAAGTCCGGCGTTATTCATCTGTCTTTCAACAAGATACCTTCTAGCTATTTCAAGTTTTTCGGCCGATGTATATCCAGGTATACGGATGATTTCCATTCTGTCCAGCAGAGGTGAAGGTATAGTGTCCAGGCGGTTTGCCGTAGTTATGAACTGAACACCGCTGAGATCGAACGGAACATTCATGTAATTGTCCCGGAAGGAGAAATTCTGCTCGGGGTCGAGAACTTCAAGGAGTGCGGATGTGGGATCTCCACGGAAGTCGCTGCCTATCTTGTCAACCTCATCCAGCATGAAAACTGGATTGTTGCTTCCTGCTTCTTTCAATCCCTGTATTATCTTTCCCGGCATCGCTCCGATATAGGTTCTTCTATGCCCGCGAATTTCAGCTTCATCGTGAACTCCCCCGAGGGAAAGCCGTACGAATTTGCGTCCTATGGCTCTGGCTATACTTTTGCCCATTGAAGTCTTTCCCACTCCGGGAGGTCCAACAAAACAAAGTATGGGAGCTTTGCCACTGGGATTGAGCTTCCGGACAGCAAGAAATTCCAGAACCCTTTCCTTTACATCCTCCAGATCGTAATGGTCTTTCTCCAGAACTCTCTGCGCCCTGTTTATATCAAGCCTGTCCTTTGTACTTTCCTTCCAGGGCAGATTAAGAATCCATTCAATGTAATTTCTTATGACCGCAACTTCGGGAAGTCCCGGATGCATCCTCTTAAGCCGGTCAAGCTCTTCCATCGCAGCTTTTTCAACCTTTTCGGGAAGATCCTTTTCTTCTATCTGCTGTTTGAGCTCTTCAGCATCTGGATTCTCGGTGTCACCGCCCAGTTCTTTCTGAATGGCTTTCATCTGTTCCTTGAGTATGTATTCTTTCTGATCTTTCTCAATTT
The DNA window shown above is from Candidatus Aegiribacteria sp. and carries:
- a CDS encoding LysM peptidoglycan-binding domain-containing protein, whose translation is MKSFTVSLSVSILLIGAVFSVSTAARTHYIRYGDTLWDLSIRYYSNPFYWENILSANPSIEGVELLQPGSELIIPDIYGNSVSSVSYGADIFGSYTTAGTSSRPLLSRLLLETAGMVTSEPPDPVSYIIETDVDDDEKFGQQVAYPGDLVAIDIGQDQGVVLDRVYKIYKIGEEVRHPQTGVLLGNVIRVAGVCRVIDTAASSSVAIVEHAYLSVNVGDYLVPYTSSAPVPVSTSGVTESMDAYVLAFQDPDSEKAYSYDIVYIDKGASSGLQPGDIFNMFKYGHEVSSPSGRIVETPDIPICEMIILDTTQSTSSALIYSISSTDLISIGDIIELIRKQN
- the lon gene encoding endopeptidase La yields the protein MTRAITLELPEILPVLPSPDGVVYPFTVVPRTITKLGTAELVDDAVRADKLIGVVSLNSIINAPARPADLYRTGTVTGIDRLYRFPGNIIRLHLRGLIRFRILEFIETSKPYLLARVEKLESIFPEDDVELNAWHNTVGIQLKQIFELTRTIPDDSQFLELSADPDRLSFLAASRIEASVEEKQKVLEVDNVLQRLCLLSGIMEKEIRILKLRNKIQGQVRTEIEKDQKEYILKEQMKAIQKELGGDTENPDAEELKQQIEEKDLPEKVEKAAMEELDRLKRMHPGLPEVAVIRNYIEWILNLPWKESTKDRLDINRAQRVLEKDHYDLEDVKERVLEFLAVRKLNPSGKAPILCFVGPPGVGKTSMGKSIARAIGRKFVRLSLGGVHDEAEIRGHRRTYIGAMPGKIIQGLKEAGSNNPVFMLDEVDKIGSDFRGDPTSALLEVLDPEQNFSFRDNYMNVPFDLSGVQFITTANRLDTIPSPLLDRMEIIRIPGYTSAEKLEIARRYLVERQMNNAGLAGDVLRFRRKGLSRIISDYTREAGVRELERTIGKICRKVAMKVAGGNNDLVIISAPRLPEFLGPRKFTRERISDKPRIGVSTALAWTPAGGEILLIETTIMSGKGELILTGQLGQVMQESVKAALSWIRTHADEYGLKMNFKEVDIHLHVPAGATPKDGPSAGVAILVSILSALSEKPVVPDIAVTGEISLQGRVMPVGGIKEKTLGALAAGITRVFLPFENSRNIEEIPEETRKLMHFELIKRVQDVIESLIPGLKEVGA